taaaccgattttttccaatttcaataggcttcgtctctaggctgagaaacatgcccataccaaatttgaagactatcggatgaaacttgcgacctctagtttgtacacaaattaacataggcatacggacagacagacggacatagctaaatggaatcaaaaagtgattctgagtcgatcggtatactctcttccttttaggtgttacaaacaaatgcaataagttataatacccggtaatacagtagtggtgaagggtataaaaattaaaagaaatcaatttgtttttggattttctgccaacaatgtttttgatgaaatttgttgtatttctattttatggccatttagcgcagaaaaatgaattttgttgCCTATTAAACATCTATATTCTATTATTAGTCTAAAATATATTGACtcagaatttttaattttttgttagttataaaatttttattgatacaatatttttttcactttttgtgctaaatttaatttttttacaaaaaaaaaaaaaacattaaaaaaattcgaaagTTAAAAATCAACAAGCCCCTCCGGGTACTAATTCTTATAATTGCACCTTTTCGTCTTCTGCTTgataaaatatgtttttattaataaaatatttttttacgttttgcgctaaatttatttttttacaaaaaaaaagctgTAACAAATTCAAAAGTTACAAATCACACAAACCACTCCGggttccaattttttaattgcgCCTTTTCGTCTTCTGCTTGtcaatatatattattttataccCAATTGTCACAAAAACTGGTTTAAAATTCGTGATTCTGCTACCAAAGTAAGAGGAAAGGTTTGGAAAATTATGCctcctttaaaaaaattttcgtgcCCAAGTGTGCCTCTGCGAAAGACTCCCATAAGACtcaaaagggtataaaaaattcgctTTAAACGAAGACCCATTGTTTTTTGCTTTCAAAGTAAAACGAAATGCAGTTTATCTATTTTCTATATAcgtaataaaataacaaaatacttgggaaatacacaatgactgataaaaaaaaatacaaaaatggcaaataaaaaatatacctaTAAACAATATCAAATAACTGTACATACAAGTATGTTTTGTCTGGAAACACTCATAACAATGCAATAACAAACACAAATACTCATACATACGTACATGGGCTAACTGcagtaaacattttataaataagGGGATTGAACCTAAGTTATGTTTGCAAAAATAGATTGATAACAAACATTGGCAAATGGTCTTAAGGTACTTAGTATATAAAATAAAGACATATGTACATACGGGCTGACATATTTATGTATATTCATTGTTTTTTACCAAAGCCCCATAAAAACAAGCACAAGTGCAAATATATATTCCAATGATTGACTGCAGACGACCgaccatatatatttatttgtatCGGAAAAACTCATTGTTATGGTTCTGCCATAAAACAGCTGTATATTTCTTTACAGATTTGTTGCATTTATATATGAGTGTATTGGTGCGTTGTTTGACTGTGAGTATTTGCGTCTCTTTTTACTTATGGAATATCCAATGCCTGCAGCCTATTTTGACTCTTATCACTCACCATTACTCTGAGGTTCAGCTGCAGCTCTTACACTCTCATATAACTCAATGTGTGTGCCAGACAACATTCAGCTCTTGTTCTCTTTCTCTTGCTGTTATCATTAAGAAAAAATAGCAATAATGTAGCCAAATACTGGTAAATAACCTGTGTGTAACAGTTTATGAATGACTTGCTACTAACACACTGGAAAACACATTGCTATGTTATATGCATGTTATCACCCACATAACATAGCCCTACTCCCCCGACACCATAACATTAATTCATTCATTGCTGTTAACATTGTTTTGTGTTAATCAAAGAAGAGTGCTTGCGCACACTGAGTAGTGTGTCAGTGTGAGTATGAGCGCCAGCATACAATATTAACTCTGTGAATATGAATATCTCAGGGCTGTAGAGAAAaccaaaataacaacaacaacaaaaacaacatacaGCAGTAATGGGTGGTGTTGCTGCCAGACCAGTGTGcttgctgttgctggtgctactgctgttgttgctgattTTGCGATAAAGAAAATGTGAATCGTATGGCCAGCGTAGCCCCAACAAAATGAGAAAAAGTGAATGTTACACAGCTGAAAACGTTCACAAGCTATCCTAACTTCGTAGAGGATGGGTGTCCAGTTCTCGTCGTGCTAACAACACTACGCCCCGAAAAAAACATTaccaattaaacaaaaaaaaacaataacaataatatatttgtggtttaacagaaaaaatattattataatattaaaataaaaaaaacacaaagtgaAATGTTTTAAAAAGGTTTAAGAAAACCCCCAACGAAAAAAGAGTACCTTCTCAAAGCTTTTATTGCAAAATAAAGTACAAATACCAAAAATCCTTGCAAATAATCCTTGACctgttttccttaaaaaaaaaacaaatttaaaatttttaattaaaaaaaaattataaaaaatggcTTTACGTTGTGCTGGTCTTTTCCTGAGCAAGGAGATGAGCTCCTCTCTTTCCCGTCAACTGCAAATGCGTGCCCTCAGCACCTCCTCCTCAATGCAAAACAACAATTTCCTTAAGGATTCCCCCAACACCGCTTTGGACAAAACTATTTTGGAACGCTATCGCAACTTGGAGACCCCCAGCAATAAGGTACAGGCCACATATTTGTGGATTGATGGCACTGGTGAAAATTTACGTCTGAAGGATCGTGTCTTGGACAAAGTGCCCTCTGGTGTACAGGACTTGCCCAAATGGCAATACGATGGCAGCTCTACATATCAGGCTCGCGGTGAAAATTCCGATACCACCTTGGTGCCCAGGGCCATTTACAAGGACCCCTTCAAGCCTGGCAAAAACGATATCATTGTCATGTGCGATACCTACCAGGCCGATGGCCAGCCCACAGATTCAAACAAGCGTGGAGCTTTGCAAACTGCCATTGATAAGGTAACCAATGAAGAACCCTGGTTTGGCATTGAACAGGAATACACTCTGCTGGATGTTGATGGTCGTCCCTTCGGCTGGCCTGCCAATGGCTATCCAGCTCCCCAGGGCCCCTACTATTGTGGTGTGGGTGCGGATCGTGTATATGCCCGTGATTTGGTAGAGGCCCATGCTGTGGCCTGTCTATATGCTGGCATTGATTTTGCCGGCACCAATGCTGAGGTAATGCCCGCCCAATGGGAATACCAGGTAGGACCCAGTCTAGGCATGAAGGCCAGTGATGATTTATGGGTTTCCCGCTACATATTGCAACGCATTGCCGAAGAGTTTGGCGTTGTGG
The Stomoxys calcitrans chromosome 3, idStoCalc2.1, whole genome shotgun sequence genome window above contains:
- the LOC106084505 gene encoding glutamine synthetase 1, mitochondrial, producing the protein MALRCAGLFLSKEMSSSLSRQLQMRALSTSSSMQNNNFLKDSPNTALDKTILERYRNLETPSNKVQATYLWIDGTGENLRLKDRVLDKVPSGVQDLPKWQYDGSSTYQARGENSDTTLVPRAIYKDPFKPGKNDIIVMCDTYQADGQPTDSNKRGALQTAIDKVTNEEPWFGIEQEYTLLDVDGRPFGWPANGYPAPQGPYYCGVGADRVYARDLVEAHAVACLYAGIDFAGTNAEVMPAQWEYQVGPSLGMKASDDLWVSRYILQRIAEEFGVVVTFDPKPMEGQWNGAGAHTNFSTKAMRANGGMKAIEDAIEKLSKRHDRHIKAYDPKEGKDNERRLVGRLETSSIDKFSWGVANRGVSVRIPRGVADAGKGYLEDRRPSSNCDPYAVCNALIRTCLLNE